One genomic region from Pecten maximus chromosome 5, xPecMax1.1, whole genome shotgun sequence encodes:
- the LOC117327874 gene encoding serine protease inhibitor dipetalogastin-like: MRPPGPLGPPRRRPPMRQPPPPPSGRPMGPPRNRAMPPPNFRPPPPRTWRRPPPPQPNPFRAPNWPPPAPVRNCTWSPVCGSDGHNYPSACQMPRMVTKACDGHCPCFTAPRPPPCGCGPAYAPVCGTDEHTYDNYCKLRCSNQIEKCIGPCPCPTPAPTTLAPTTPPPCTCENQPYSPVCGKDSRVYNNDCERKCANVELNCAGMCPCERENGQVEVETNQRPAPRTTPPPLPPTVDPFFSLFQPFLPFQPIQPVADSNSCSHCWLDSDAVCGGDGRTYFNYCFARCNDAESQVLLGVSMWTLTVRKLTLMVHLAAGLNQETRIMMFLIMCVRMSLWSDRSIFASQGF; the protein is encoded by the exons ATGAGACCTCCAGGTCCCCTGGGGCCACCTCGTAGACGCCCACCAATGAGACAACCTCCGCCTCCACCATCGGGTAGACCGATGGGACCACCTAGAAATAGGGCGATGCCACCCCCAAATTTCAGACCACCTCCGCCAAGAACTTGGAGAAGGCCACCTCCCCCTCAACCAAACCCTTTCAGGGCACCAAACTGGCCACCTCCGGCTCCAGTAAGGAATTGTACATGGAGTCCGGTCTGTGGGTCTGACGGACACAATTATCCCAGCGCATGTCAAATGCCACG GATGGTAACAAAGGCATGTGATGGTCACTGTCCATGTTTCACCGCCCCTCGCCCACCTCCATGTGGGTGTGGTCCAGCTTACGCGCCGGTTTGTGGCACAGACGAGCACACGTATGATAATTACTGCAAGCTTAGATGTTC GAATCAAATAGAAAAGTGTATCGGCCCGTGTCCCTGTCCTACACCCGCCCCTACAACACTTGCTCCAACAACACCACCTCCCTGCACGTGCGAGAACCAGCCTTACAGTCCAGTTTGTGGCAAAGACAGCAGAGTATACAACAATGACTGCGAGCGGAAATGCGC GAATGTGGAGTTGAACTGTGCCGGAATGTGTCCATGTGAGCGTGAAAATGGACAGGTAGAGGTCGAAACTAATCAAAGGCCGGCACCCCGCACCACGCCTCCACCACTGCCACCTACGGTCGACCCATTCTTCTCCTTATTCCAGCCTTTTCTTCCCTTCCAACCCATACAACCAGTGGCGGATTCGAACTCGTGTTCGCACTGTTGGCTGGATAGCGACGCAGTCTGTGGCGGAGACGGACGCACATACTTCAACTATTGCTTTGCCCGCTGCAA TGATGCGGAAAGTCAAGTGTTACTCGGAGTGTCCATGTGGACATTAACTGTCCGAAAACTGACGCTGATGGTTCACCTGGCTGCTGGGCTGAACCAGGAAACCAGAATCATGATGTTCCTCATCATGTGTGTCCGGATGTCGCTCTGGTCAGACAGgtccatcttcgctagccaaggcttctaa